In a single window of the Cupriavidus basilensis genome:
- a CDS encoding phosphate-starvation-inducible PsiE family protein, giving the protein MRNERGGLRKDLDAYRLQWRVLGFYERFEQIIAYILSAVVSVIIVVSLWQLIRAVAMLLMAGALNPLDHETFQSVFGMVMTLLIAMEFKHSITRVMVRRDHIVQVKTVILIALLAIARKFIILDPATPPAHIAALAAALVALGVVYWLMRQRDDPVDAAMAEQGKPALMKAAHQRGMERDGDDEDANA; this is encoded by the coding sequence ATGAGGAATGAAAGAGGCGGCTTGCGCAAGGATCTCGATGCATATCGGCTGCAGTGGCGCGTTCTGGGCTTCTATGAGCGCTTCGAGCAGATCATTGCCTACATCCTGAGCGCCGTGGTTTCAGTGATCATCGTGGTATCGCTCTGGCAACTGATACGCGCGGTCGCCATGTTGCTTATGGCGGGTGCACTTAACCCGCTGGATCATGAGACGTTTCAATCGGTGTTCGGCATGGTCATGACACTGCTGATCGCAATGGAGTTCAAGCATTCCATCACCAGGGTTATGGTGCGGCGCGACCACATTGTCCAAGTCAAGACCGTCATCCTCATTGCCCTGTTGGCGATAGCGCGCAAATTCATCATTCTCGACCCAGCCACGCCGCCCGCGCATATCGCCGCTCTTGCGGCAGCATTGGTTGCGCTTGGCGTCGTTTACTGGCTGATGCGGCAGCGCGACGACCCGGTTGATGCCGCAATGGCTGAGCAAGGCAAGCCTGCGCTCATGAAGGCGGCGCATCAACGCGGCATGGAACGGGACGGCGACGATGAGGATGCGAATGCCTGA
- a CDS encoding DUF4397 domain-containing protein, whose protein sequence is MFRSKTSLILGLALAATAILSACGGGDDSIGARIGVSEPTVRVIHAITGGPNVDVLQNGTKTNLLNEPYKFVSKYFNVDEGNQTFSFNVANTATELGRTTVNTHTGHKYTVVALPGATAADILQIDDPFEKGLFSDKARVRSLNASFNAQNVDIYLTVPAADLTAATPTFAAVGYKSTVPASGSDSIDLDGGTYRLRITTAGTKTVIFDSGALTLANNADWLITTIPVDGIGAAVPNKIKVLVARGDDESQAGLELVTQ, encoded by the coding sequence ATGTTTCGATCTAAAACCAGTCTTATCCTTGGCCTAGCGCTAGCCGCAACGGCAATTCTCTCGGCATGCGGAGGCGGGGACGACAGCATCGGTGCTCGCATCGGCGTCAGCGAGCCGACCGTGCGCGTGATCCATGCTATTACCGGCGGCCCTAACGTGGATGTGCTGCAGAACGGCACCAAGACCAACCTGCTCAATGAGCCCTACAAGTTTGTTTCGAAGTATTTCAATGTGGACGAGGGTAACCAGACGTTCTCGTTCAATGTTGCCAACACAGCAACTGAACTCGGGAGAACCACGGTGAACACCCACACCGGCCATAAATACACGGTAGTGGCCCTGCCCGGCGCAACTGCGGCTGACATACTGCAGATCGACGACCCGTTTGAGAAGGGGCTGTTCTCTGACAAGGCTCGCGTTCGCAGCTTGAACGCATCGTTCAATGCACAGAATGTCGATATCTACCTGACCGTCCCGGCGGCTGACCTGACAGCGGCGACGCCTACGTTTGCAGCAGTCGGCTACAAGTCGACGGTACCTGCATCGGGCAGCGATTCGATTGACCTGGATGGCGGGACCTATCGCCTACGAATCACCACGGCTGGCACCAAGACCGTGATCTTTGACTCGGGAGCACTGACGCTGGCCAACAACGCAGACTGGCTGATCACCACAATCCCGGTCGACGGTATCGGTGCAGCGGTACCGAACAAGATCAAGGTACTGGTCGCCCGCGGCGATGACGAGTCACAAGCCGGGCTTGAGCTGGTGACCCAGTAG
- a CDS encoding bifunctional 3-(3-hydroxy-phenyl)propionate/3-hydroxycinnamic acid hydroxylase, with protein sequence MMTNADKTAQGNMLDTDVLLVGLGPVGAALANLLGRYGIRVLVIDRATEIFAKPRAIALDNEALRILQLVGVAEGEFATVAIPKVQYRSPLFGRFARINSARIVDGHPMLVTFYQPELEAVLRKKLSAYRTVDVRLGAELQSFVDDGHHVHAVVKSAGSPDLKVRANYMVGIDGAGSLVRRELGLDFEGRTFQQDWLIVDALGVPNPIDHCEFLCDPARPTPHMVAPGGRQRWEFMLKPGERAEEMERPESVRKLLAPWCDVDKIQIERTAVYRFHAREAKSFSKGRCFLAGDAAHITPPFAGQGLVAGLRDVANLGWKLAWVLRGQASEQILDSYDQERRPHARKIINLARFLGALVMPRNRAAALAIHGCMSAIRLLPRGRALFEDLKVKPANTFDKGLFVRAPGIEKLRAGSSFPQGWVRPAESGIPTLSDECLGLEWAVIGFGFDPATRLSSELMVRWSLAGGMVWQWCQRAQAQHLAPKGRRLEALDEVVLPGVAPLDWMVVVRPDRCVLAEGPASQAEHILQRALDLIYPPQLRVEMRLPKAA encoded by the coding sequence ATGATGACGAACGCCGACAAGACCGCGCAGGGGAACATGCTCGATACGGATGTCCTGCTTGTTGGATTGGGGCCGGTGGGGGCAGCGCTGGCCAACCTGCTTGGCCGCTACGGGATCCGCGTCCTGGTCATCGACCGCGCCACGGAGATCTTTGCCAAACCGCGCGCAATCGCGCTGGACAACGAGGCCCTGCGCATTCTGCAGCTCGTGGGCGTAGCGGAGGGAGAATTCGCCACGGTGGCAATTCCAAAGGTGCAATACCGCTCGCCACTGTTCGGCCGCTTTGCGCGCATCAACAGCGCAAGGATCGTCGACGGCCATCCGATGCTCGTCACGTTCTACCAGCCGGAGCTGGAGGCGGTGCTGCGCAAGAAGCTGTCAGCGTACCGCACCGTGGACGTTCGCCTCGGGGCTGAACTCCAGTCCTTCGTCGATGATGGTCATCACGTGCATGCCGTCGTGAAATCAGCTGGCTCGCCCGACCTGAAGGTCAGGGCAAACTATATGGTGGGGATCGATGGCGCAGGTTCACTGGTCCGGCGTGAGTTGGGGCTTGATTTCGAGGGCCGTACATTCCAGCAGGACTGGCTGATCGTCGACGCACTTGGCGTGCCGAATCCCATTGACCATTGCGAATTTCTCTGCGACCCGGCAAGGCCAACGCCGCATATGGTCGCGCCAGGGGGACGCCAGCGCTGGGAATTCATGTTGAAGCCGGGAGAACGCGCCGAGGAAATGGAACGGCCTGAATCGGTACGAAAGCTACTAGCGCCATGGTGCGATGTAGACAAGATCCAGATCGAGCGCACTGCGGTATATCGATTTCACGCACGTGAAGCGAAGTCTTTCTCGAAAGGTCGATGTTTCCTGGCCGGTGATGCCGCTCACATTACGCCGCCTTTTGCCGGGCAAGGATTGGTGGCCGGCCTGCGGGACGTGGCAAACCTGGGGTGGAAGCTGGCGTGGGTGCTACGCGGCCAGGCGAGCGAGCAGATTCTCGACAGCTATGACCAGGAACGCCGGCCTCACGCAAGAAAGATCATCAACCTGGCGCGCTTTCTTGGGGCACTTGTCATGCCGCGCAACCGAGCAGCGGCACTCGCCATACACGGGTGCATGAGCGCGATAAGGTTGTTGCCGCGCGGCCGTGCCTTGTTCGAAGACTTGAAAGTGAAGCCCGCAAACACGTTCGACAAAGGCCTGTTCGTGCGCGCGCCTGGCATCGAGAAATTGCGTGCCGGTTCAAGTTTTCCACAGGGCTGGGTCCGGCCGGCAGAAAGCGGGATCCCGACGCTCAGCGACGAGTGCCTGGGACTTGAGTGGGCTGTCATCGGATTCGGCTTCGACCCGGCGACGCGTCTGTCGTCTGAGCTCATGGTGCGCTGGTCTCTCGCTGGCGGCATGGTGTGGCAATGGTGCCAGCGTGCCCAGGCGCAGCATCTCGCGCCCAAAGGCCGGCGCCTGGAAGCACTGGACGAGGTCGTGTTGCCCGGCGTGGCCCCGCTCGACTGGATGGTGGTGGTCCGCCCGGACCGATGCGTGCTCGCCGAAGGCCCTGCCTCTCAGGCCGAGCACATCCTCCAGCGCGCCCTTGATTTGATCTATCCGCCACAGCTACGCGTCGAGATGCGCCTCCCCAAGGCCGCCTGA
- a CDS encoding MarR family winged helix-turn-helix transcriptional regulator, whose protein sequence is MDTDAEVITYERRARVARLINRGQSKLVLALDRDLEPFGVTAAQYAILSTLWGGRGDTAAQLCKEISYSPGAMTRMLDRLEQKLLIRRLPHPDSRRSHKLELSEEGRQLFPELLATSAAIINRFLGDFDSADLSRFEALLERMLARE, encoded by the coding sequence ATGGATACAGACGCTGAGGTGATCACCTACGAGCGGCGCGCCAGAGTCGCCCGCCTGATCAATCGCGGCCAGAGCAAGCTGGTGTTGGCCCTCGACAGGGATCTGGAGCCTTTTGGCGTCACGGCCGCGCAATACGCCATCCTGTCGACGCTCTGGGGGGGGCGCGGCGATACGGCGGCACAGCTTTGCAAGGAGATCTCCTATAGCCCGGGTGCCATGACGCGCATGCTGGACCGTCTCGAGCAGAAGCTGCTGATCCGCCGGTTGCCCCATCCCGACAGCCGGCGCTCACACAAGCTGGAACTGAGCGAGGAGGGCCGGCAGTTGTTTCCCGAACTGCTCGCCACATCGGCGGCCATCATCAACCGCTTCCTTGGGGACTTCGACAGCGCCGATCTGTCCCGGTTCGAGGCGCTGCTCGAACGAATGCTGGCACGCGAGTAA
- a CDS encoding transporter, translated as MLQTSAYCLSLAAITCLASMAAHAGEDFQVRYNIAGSIGGEMFTPPDAAGLAVGVAETYIDIRKVTGNDGNTLTKPIPGGAIPLPSPTPVTAYPTYGANTAQIPASGTFKLFNLGVGYITNADYGGGRFAFGGVLPYGVKSQSVRANAATPAVQANPAVPAAAQQAIASQFGATYQSNLAGEAASSSGDVSGIGDLELQGGWLYTTEQLRVLLGASLVIPTGRYNASPAPDIGTGHFYTLRPSVQVAYLPTPDIAFAAKATLGLNTKNRDNDLRSGNWIGLEGAAAYKTGIGVFGLHTVFVQQYQDDANNPWGPSRYRSLNAGAFYTAMVPGIDAALTLQYMATTSSRNAKVGSMTQIRLIKLF; from the coding sequence GTGTTGCAGACTTCTGCTTATTGCCTTTCCCTCGCGGCAATCACTTGCCTTGCAAGCATGGCCGCACATGCCGGAGAAGACTTTCAGGTGCGGTACAACATCGCAGGCAGCATCGGCGGGGAAATGTTCACCCCCCCGGATGCCGCCGGGCTTGCAGTTGGCGTTGCAGAAACCTATATCGACATCAGGAAAGTGACCGGCAACGATGGCAACACACTGACGAAGCCGATCCCCGGCGGCGCCATTCCACTTCCGTCCCCCACCCCCGTGACGGCGTATCCCACGTATGGCGCCAATACCGCCCAGATCCCTGCCTCAGGCACTTTCAAACTGTTCAACCTCGGCGTTGGCTACATCACCAACGCGGACTATGGCGGCGGTCGCTTCGCGTTTGGCGGCGTTCTGCCGTATGGCGTCAAATCGCAATCGGTCAGGGCTAATGCCGCAACGCCGGCCGTGCAGGCGAACCCCGCAGTCCCCGCGGCCGCACAGCAGGCCATCGCAAGCCAGTTCGGCGCGACATATCAGTCCAACCTTGCCGGCGAAGCAGCCAGTTCCAGTGGCGACGTATCGGGTATCGGAGACCTGGAGTTGCAAGGCGGCTGGCTCTATACGACTGAGCAGCTGCGTGTATTGCTGGGCGCGTCCCTCGTCATTCCGACAGGACGCTACAACGCATCGCCTGCACCCGACATAGGCACTGGTCATTTCTATACGCTGCGGCCGTCGGTGCAAGTGGCCTATCTGCCAACGCCGGACATCGCCTTCGCGGCAAAGGCGACCCTGGGCCTGAATACGAAGAATCGGGACAATGACCTGCGCAGCGGAAACTGGATCGGACTGGAAGGCGCGGCGGCATACAAGACCGGGATTGGCGTGTTCGGATTGCACACCGTCTTCGTTCAGCAGTACCAGGACGACGCGAACAACCCCTGGGGCCCGAGCCGATACCGATCGCTCAATGCCGGTGCGTTCTATACCGCGATGGTGCCCGGCATTGACGCGGCGCTGACGTTGCAGTACATGGCGACAACCAGTTCGCGCAATGCAAAGGTCGGGAGCATGACCCAGATCCGTTTGATCAAGCTATTCTGA
- a CDS encoding FUSC family protein — MGLIRTELAPFPGRKEAVLRFVVATALVIVISMALEVPFLPLSLIMVFFTAQENTVLTRLSGIVLVIGATIAVVIGLLLVKFTINYPMLRILAACVVAFCGMYFMRISKLGAIGYLVALLVFYFQSFVDLGLAPESLVRSLLWVWVAMTYPILLTITVNFVFWPRRPARLLNDEMRRQLQVVLDQLDARRAQSPSRPIGTDAVAKGVLVLHRHLVFATQGDETYHRDRARHLACIAAIDRLHTAAAHLSRLPMAALSPAQEADVAALRAHCQALRDAIATRTALPRPANVVGTRPVASQFDSVLREMEHALQAIGEAEALPASPRLQKEGLLSGDAFQNPAYGQFALKTVLAAMICYVFYTAVQWQGIHTSMLTCFILALPSLGASSHKGLTRIIGCALGSVVALVAAIFIVPHLDSIAGLLVLTLPIVAVGAWIAAGSPRTNYIGVQFVFAYALSQLGHFAPTTDLTEIRDRMIGILVGAVVSIAVSTWIWPEREGDALKRMLARLLRSVAGLARAGSDKRDTDARGAAVDKARLQGWSLLMQNREMQARVALEPGWHYDHDSVTPAITRSLAQAQEALLAVNWLQIVLAHAGPALPRTLAQSLEAFRAHAAIRLEWMAGRFDGQGAQHPVHTANDTDPLRALDSFAMDPGPDADWLHDVVCAARVLDERISQLDRRLATPAA; from the coding sequence ATGGGTCTGATTCGCACCGAACTCGCGCCGTTCCCGGGGCGCAAGGAAGCAGTATTGCGGTTTGTCGTGGCCACGGCGCTGGTCATTGTCATCTCGATGGCGCTCGAGGTGCCGTTCCTCCCGCTGTCACTGATCATGGTGTTCTTCACCGCGCAGGAGAATACCGTGCTGACCCGGCTGTCTGGCATCGTGCTTGTGATCGGTGCGACGATCGCGGTGGTGATCGGCCTGTTGCTGGTCAAGTTCACGATCAACTATCCGATGCTGCGTATCCTGGCCGCGTGCGTGGTCGCGTTCTGCGGCATGTATTTCATGCGCATCAGCAAGCTCGGGGCCATTGGCTATCTCGTCGCACTCCTCGTGTTCTATTTCCAGAGCTTCGTCGATCTTGGACTGGCGCCGGAATCCCTGGTGCGGAGCCTGCTATGGGTATGGGTCGCCATGACCTATCCGATCCTGCTCACTATCACGGTCAATTTCGTGTTCTGGCCGCGCCGGCCCGCCCGGCTGTTGAACGATGAGATGCGCCGCCAGCTGCAAGTCGTGCTCGATCAGCTCGATGCGCGCCGCGCGCAATCGCCGTCCCGGCCGATCGGCACTGACGCGGTGGCCAAGGGCGTGCTGGTGCTGCACCGGCACCTCGTCTTTGCCACCCAGGGCGATGAAACCTACCATCGCGACCGGGCACGGCACCTCGCCTGCATCGCGGCGATCGACCGCCTGCACACGGCCGCCGCACACCTATCGCGCCTGCCGATGGCGGCGCTGTCACCGGCGCAGGAAGCCGACGTGGCGGCGCTGCGCGCCCACTGCCAGGCACTGCGCGATGCCATCGCGACGCGCACTGCCTTGCCGCGCCCCGCCAATGTGGTTGGCACTCGTCCGGTGGCCAGCCAGTTCGACAGCGTACTGCGTGAGATGGAGCATGCGCTGCAAGCGATAGGCGAGGCCGAAGCACTACCCGCGTCGCCCCGCCTGCAAAAGGAAGGGCTCCTGTCGGGCGACGCCTTCCAGAACCCCGCCTACGGCCAGTTTGCGTTGAAGACCGTGCTGGCCGCGATGATCTGCTATGTGTTCTACACGGCTGTGCAATGGCAGGGCATCCACACGTCGATGCTGACCTGCTTCATTCTGGCGCTGCCGAGCCTGGGCGCATCCTCTCACAAGGGGCTGACCCGGATCATCGGTTGTGCGCTTGGCAGCGTCGTGGCGCTCGTGGCAGCAATCTTCATCGTCCCGCATCTCGACTCCATCGCCGGCCTGCTGGTGCTCACGCTGCCTATCGTCGCCGTCGGCGCGTGGATCGCCGCGGGCTCGCCGCGCACGAACTACATCGGCGTGCAATTCGTGTTCGCCTATGCGCTGTCCCAGCTCGGACATTTTGCACCGACGACCGACCTGACCGAGATTCGCGACCGCATGATCGGCATCCTGGTTGGTGCCGTGGTGTCGATTGCCGTCTCGACATGGATCTGGCCCGAGCGGGAAGGCGATGCCCTGAAGCGCATGCTGGCGCGCCTGTTGCGCAGCGTGGCTGGGCTGGCCCGCGCGGGCAGCGACAAGCGCGACACCGATGCGCGCGGCGCCGCGGTCGACAAGGCGCGCCTCCAGGGCTGGTCGCTGCTCATGCAGAACCGCGAAATGCAGGCGCGCGTGGCACTGGAGCCGGGCTGGCACTATGACCACGACTCAGTCACCCCGGCCATCACGAGGTCGTTGGCGCAAGCACAGGAAGCGCTCTTGGCGGTCAACTGGCTGCAGATCGTGCTCGCGCACGCCGGGCCCGCCCTGCCACGCACGCTGGCTCAATCGCTCGAGGCATTCCGCGCGCACGCAGCGATCCGGCTCGAATGGATGGCCGGCCGGTTCGACGGACAGGGCGCGCAGCATCCTGTCCACACCGCTAACGATACGGACCCATTACGTGCCCTGGATAGCTTCGCCATGGACCCCGGCCCGGACGCCGACTGGCTCCACGATGTCGTCTGCGCCGCGCGCGTGCTCGATGAACGTATTTCGCAACTGGACCGTCGCTTGGCGACGCCGGCGGCCTGA
- a CDS encoding MotA/TolQ/ExbB proton channel family protein — MQDLGLPHLWAQGDFVIRATAIILLIMSVLSWIVIISKAWDLFRLRKMANGAEKRFWHSEDFDHALDTLGANDGNPFRMLAITGREAAQHHRASQTQLRDALDISDWLTRSLKSAIDEAVARMQSGLAVLASVGSTAPFVGLFGTVWGIYHALISIGASGIPTIDKVAGPVGEALIMTAFGLAVAIPAVLGYNALSRGNKGVISKLNRFAYDLHTYFVTGTHVRPTTPGTRADDKSVRLAVKN; from the coding sequence ATGCAGGACCTCGGACTACCCCACCTCTGGGCGCAAGGCGATTTCGTCATCCGCGCGACCGCCATCATTCTACTGATCATGTCGGTGCTGTCATGGATCGTGATTATCTCCAAGGCTTGGGATCTGTTTCGTTTGCGGAAGATGGCAAATGGTGCCGAGAAACGCTTCTGGCACTCAGAGGATTTCGATCACGCACTCGACACGCTTGGCGCCAACGATGGCAATCCGTTTCGCATGCTGGCCATCACCGGCCGCGAAGCCGCGCAGCACCATCGCGCCAGCCAGACGCAACTGCGCGATGCCCTCGACATCTCCGACTGGCTGACCCGCTCGCTCAAGAGCGCAATTGACGAGGCCGTGGCACGCATGCAGTCGGGCCTGGCGGTGCTGGCTTCGGTGGGTTCGACAGCTCCGTTCGTCGGCCTGTTCGGCACTGTGTGGGGCATTTATCACGCTCTGATCAGCATCGGCGCCTCGGGCATACCGACCATCGACAAGGTGGCCGGCCCCGTGGGCGAAGCATTGATCATGACCGCCTTCGGTCTGGCAGTCGCCATCCCGGCCGTGCTTGGCTACAACGCGCTGAGCCGTGGCAACAAGGGCGTCATCAGCAAGCTCAACCGCTTTGCGTACGACCTGCACACCTACTTCGTGACCGGCACCCACGTGCGCCCCACAACCCCGGGTACGCGCGCTGACGACAAGTCGGTGCGCCTGGCCGTCAAGAACTGA
- a CDS encoding MipA/OmpV family protein, with product MGNAARWPAALAVVAAFSAHAQTPSPLAEWQYSAGVPLMKLYGAKVPEWQVQVGAAASLRPVYEGTQRYHVLAGPSFDIRYRDLLFVSTGEGVGVNLLRADHWRAGVAIGYNLGRRMADDPGRLNGLGNINFAAESKLFGEYAVSAAFPLVVRIDVRRSLGGTDGWIGDIGAYLPLPGSSERFFWFAGPTVTFGDARYMSRWFGVTSAQAMRSGYPQYKADAGLKSYGAGFSAIWFFREHWFVTGDMAVGQLTGSAAHSPITQKAANTVVDLSLHYQY from the coding sequence ATGGGAAACGCGGCCCGGTGGCCGGCTGCCCTGGCGGTCGTTGCCGCTTTCAGCGCTCACGCGCAGACACCGTCGCCTCTGGCCGAGTGGCAATACTCAGCCGGTGTCCCGTTGATGAAACTCTATGGGGCCAAGGTGCCAGAATGGCAGGTCCAGGTCGGGGCCGCCGCCAGCCTGCGACCGGTATACGAAGGTACCCAGCGCTATCACGTGCTCGCGGGCCCCAGCTTCGATATCCGCTATCGCGACCTGTTATTTGTTTCAACGGGCGAGGGCGTCGGCGTGAATCTGCTGCGGGCGGATCATTGGCGCGCGGGGGTGGCCATCGGCTACAACCTGGGCCGCCGCATGGCCGACGACCCGGGCCGACTCAATGGACTAGGCAACATCAATTTCGCGGCTGAGTCCAAGCTATTTGGCGAATATGCGGTGTCGGCGGCATTCCCTTTGGTGGTGCGCATCGATGTGCGGCGCAGTCTGGGCGGCACCGATGGCTGGATCGGCGATATCGGCGCCTACCTGCCCCTGCCCGGCAGTTCGGAGCGCTTTTTCTGGTTCGCCGGCCCTACCGTCACCTTCGGTGATGCACGCTATATGAGCCGGTGGTTCGGCGTCACCTCGGCTCAGGCGATGCGCTCGGGCTATCCGCAATACAAGGCCGACGCGGGCCTCAAATCATACGGCGCGGGGTTCTCCGCGATCTGGTTCTTTCGGGAGCATTGGTTTGTCACTGGCGACATGGCGGTCGGCCAACTCACAGGTTCGGCAGCGCACAGTCCGATCACGCAGAAGGCAGCCAATACTGTCGTCGACCTTTCGCTGCACTACCAGTATTGA
- a CDS encoding YtcA family lipoprotein — MRSRATLFIACALLGGCATSPSVSVLGAFFPDWLFCMVGAIVVTALIHAGLRAAGLLRHPGRLTLPVVYSALTMTLALVGWLIFFQN, encoded by the coding sequence ATGAGATCCCGGGCAACACTGTTTATTGCATGCGCGCTGCTGGGTGGCTGTGCGACGTCGCCGTCGGTCAGCGTGCTGGGCGCCTTCTTCCCCGACTGGCTGTTCTGCATGGTCGGCGCCATCGTCGTGACGGCGCTGATCCACGCGGGGCTGCGCGCCGCAGGACTGCTGCGACATCCCGGCCGACTGACGCTGCCAGTGGTCTATTCGGCCCTGACCATGACGCTGGCCCTGGTCGGCTGGCTCATCTTTTTCCAAAACTGA
- the mdtN gene encoding multidrug transporter subunit MdtN: MPEETENQSRVGRTIALLLILVALCLAVFVTWRIDAAPRTDDAYAYADTISVTPEVSGQIVELAVRDNQAVKRGDLLFKIDPRPFEASLAKAQATLTSLDREIELTQRSVNAQKLGAAAATASVERARAAAEQAADTLRRMEPLLGSEYVAAEQVDQARTAQRSAKAQLSAAVLDAQRATAGISGVDALVAKREVVKAEIALAELNLEYATVRAPFDGIVINLKTTAGQFAAAGHPVFTLANTTRWYVVANFRETELAHIKPGQSTQVYVLGQADKRFRGVVDSVGFGVFPDDGGADAAGLPHVPRSINWVRVAQRFPVRILVNAPDPTVFRIGASAVAIVTSDTASSSH, translated from the coding sequence ATGCCTGAAGAGACTGAAAACCAAAGCCGCGTGGGCCGCACCATCGCGCTGTTGCTGATCCTGGTGGCGCTTTGCCTCGCGGTCTTCGTCACCTGGCGCATCGATGCGGCGCCCCGCACCGACGATGCCTACGCCTACGCCGACACGATCAGCGTGACGCCGGAAGTCAGTGGCCAGATCGTAGAACTGGCGGTCAGGGACAACCAGGCCGTCAAGCGCGGCGACCTGCTGTTCAAGATCGACCCGCGGCCGTTCGAAGCCTCGCTCGCCAAGGCGCAGGCGACGCTGACGTCGCTCGATCGAGAAATCGAGCTGACCCAGCGCTCGGTCAACGCGCAGAAGCTCGGCGCCGCCGCCGCGACAGCCAGCGTGGAGCGCGCCCGCGCCGCGGCCGAGCAGGCCGCCGATACGTTGCGCCGCATGGAGCCGTTGCTGGGCTCGGAATACGTGGCCGCGGAACAGGTCGACCAGGCGCGCACCGCTCAGCGCTCTGCCAAGGCACAACTGAGCGCTGCCGTGCTCGATGCGCAACGCGCCACCGCCGGCATCAGCGGCGTGGACGCCCTGGTAGCCAAACGCGAGGTGGTCAAGGCGGAAATCGCGCTCGCCGAGCTCAATCTGGAATACGCCACCGTGCGTGCGCCGTTCGACGGCATCGTCATCAACCTCAAGACCACCGCCGGGCAGTTCGCGGCGGCCGGCCATCCAGTCTTTACGCTGGCCAATACCACCCGCTGGTATGTCGTGGCCAATTTCCGCGAGACCGAGCTCGCACACATCAAGCCGGGGCAGTCGACGCAGGTCTACGTGCTCGGCCAGGCGGACAAGCGCTTCCGCGGCGTGGTCGATTCGGTGGGCTTCGGCGTGTTTCCCGACGATGGCGGCGCAGACGCGGCTGGCCTGCCTCATGTGCCCCGCTCGATCAACTGGGTGCGCGTGGCTCAGCGCTTCCCGGTCCGCATCCTGGTCAATGCACCGGACCCCACCGTGTTCCGGATCGGCGCATCGGCGGTGGCAATCGTGACGTCCGACACCGCTTCGTCGTCGCACTGA